From a region of the Haloferax volcanii DS2 genome:
- a CDS encoding mechanosensitive ion channel family protein, with protein MHGVEGVADASAAVGGVSAAGSHLAVAPLQSTALTPPAFVPDHFLFPGWRIAVALVIVALSVGLSKYAVRLLGRPVARQFRRQSVAQTILRIVRLAIVLVGVGVGANVLGLELGDIVLSVTVFSAVLGIVLAPIVGSIINGVFVLSDQPFEIGDMIELDDGTKGFIDEITLSYTKIFTLDNTFLVMSNSNIRDRDVINYSAEDERTRLSLDVLVTYESDIDAARDLVERAARDCDAVVEGGPDIRIGSARYPAKPTAYINSYADNGVLLRLRYWALKPYKIGRIQSEVQTRLWSLVEESDATVEFAYPHTHLVFDETSGSLHVTSDEAANRRHATASPAPGAPVQSVSDGEGGEASVDAADSADATDAPDSAGAESADTAEN; from the coding sequence ATGCACGGAGTCGAGGGGGTTGCCGACGCGTCGGCCGCGGTCGGCGGGGTATCGGCTGCGGGGAGCCACCTCGCGGTCGCCCCGCTCCAGTCGACGGCGCTCACGCCGCCGGCGTTCGTGCCGGACCACTTCCTGTTTCCGGGGTGGCGCATCGCCGTCGCCCTCGTCATCGTCGCCCTGTCGGTCGGGCTCTCGAAGTACGCTGTCCGTCTGCTCGGCCGGCCGGTCGCCCGACAGTTCCGCCGTCAGAGCGTCGCCCAGACCATCCTGCGAATCGTTCGTCTCGCTATCGTCCTCGTCGGCGTCGGCGTCGGCGCGAACGTCCTCGGCCTCGAACTCGGCGACATCGTCCTCTCGGTGACGGTGTTTTCGGCGGTGCTCGGTATCGTTCTCGCGCCCATCGTCGGGAGCATCATCAACGGGGTGTTCGTCCTCTCGGACCAGCCGTTCGAAATCGGCGACATGATAGAACTCGACGACGGCACGAAGGGCTTCATCGACGAGATTACCCTGAGCTACACGAAGATATTCACCCTCGACAACACCTTTCTCGTGATGTCGAACTCGAACATCCGCGACCGCGACGTCATCAACTACTCCGCGGAAGACGAGCGGACCCGTCTGTCGCTCGACGTGCTCGTCACCTACGAGTCCGACATCGACGCCGCCCGCGACCTCGTCGAGCGCGCCGCCCGCGACTGCGACGCGGTGGTCGAAGGCGGCCCCGACATCCGCATCGGGAGCGCCCGCTACCCGGCGAAGCCGACCGCCTACATCAACTCCTACGCCGACAACGGCGTCCTCCTGCGCCTCCGCTACTGGGCGCTGAAACCGTACAAAATCGGCCGCATCCAGTCGGAGGTCCAGACGCGGCTCTGGTCGCTCGTCGAGGAGTCCGACGCGACCGTCGAGTTCGCCTACCCGCACACGCACCTCGTCTTCGACGAGACCAGTGGGAGCCTCCACGTCACCAGCGACGAGGCCGCGAACCGGCGTCACGCCACCGCGTCGCCGGCTCCGGGAGCGCCCGTCCAGTCGGTCTCCGACGGGGAGGGCGGCGAAGCCTCGGTCGATGCGGCTGATTCGGCCGACGCGACCGACGCCCCGGACTCGGCGGGCGCGGAGTCAGCGGACACCGCCGAGAACTGA
- the trmB gene encoding HTH-type sugar sensing transcriptional regulator TrmB → MADELRLTMERVGERFNLGEYEIDAYLAVLEHGQLTASEIADRTSIPQPRVYDTVRSLSDRGLVELRESRPMKIVAVDPDDAFANVKTSLEELIEELEARYTAPARDTEAVSLVKSRSTILRYIEEIIEAAEYELVLSLTPDLLRRFRDDLAAAIDSGVSIDLLVTPASRAPDPEEFNYLDVATIARARRGITSPVLAVADGEYSIYATQDALRDDRDRYGVIFNRSALGFLVSGFFGTVLWSTAETIVANGKRRPFPRRYASIRRAVKDIREIEGDFYASVSGRDIETGDPIVVEGRVIETAFEDTEEVASLHIETEEGVVEVGGLVAALEDVEGQEILLGRDEVPNRDEIV, encoded by the coding sequence ATGGCTGACGAACTGCGGCTCACCATGGAGCGAGTCGGTGAGCGCTTCAACCTCGGTGAGTACGAGATAGACGCGTATCTGGCCGTTCTCGAACACGGACAGTTGACGGCGAGCGAAATCGCGGACCGAACCAGCATCCCCCAGCCGCGGGTGTACGACACGGTCCGAAGCCTGTCGGACCGCGGCCTCGTCGAACTCCGCGAGTCGCGCCCGATGAAAATCGTCGCCGTCGACCCCGACGACGCCTTCGCGAACGTCAAGACCTCGCTGGAGGAACTCATCGAGGAACTGGAGGCACGCTACACCGCCCCCGCCCGCGACACCGAGGCCGTCTCGCTCGTCAAGTCGCGGTCGACCATCCTCCGCTACATCGAGGAGATTATCGAGGCCGCGGAGTACGAACTCGTGCTCTCGTTGACGCCCGACCTGCTCCGTCGCTTCCGCGACGACCTCGCGGCGGCCATCGACAGCGGCGTCAGCATCGACCTGCTCGTGACGCCCGCCTCCCGCGCGCCCGACCCCGAGGAGTTCAACTACCTCGACGTGGCGACCATCGCCCGCGCCCGCCGCGGCATCACCTCGCCCGTCCTCGCGGTCGCCGACGGCGAGTACTCCATCTACGCGACCCAGGACGCCCTCCGCGACGACCGCGACCGCTACGGCGTCATCTTCAACCGCTCCGCGCTCGGCTTCCTCGTGAGCGGCTTCTTCGGGACCGTCCTCTGGAGCACCGCCGAGACCATCGTCGCCAACGGCAAGCGCCGGCCGTTCCCGCGCCGCTACGCCTCCATCCGCCGGGCCGTCAAGGACATCCGCGAGATAGAAGGCGACTTCTACGCCTCCGTCTCCGGCCGCGACATCGAGACCGGCGACCCCATCGTGGTCGAAGGGCGCGTCATCGAGACGGCCTTCGAGGACACGGAGGAGGTCGCGTCGCTCCACATCGAGACCGAAGAGGGCGTCGTCGAGGTCGGCGGGCTGGTCGCCGCGCTCGAAGACGTGGAGGGACAGGAGATTCTGCTCGGCCGCGACGAGGTTCCGAACCGCGACGAAATCGTCTGA
- a CDS encoding Gfo/Idh/MocA family protein, with product MSTESSVRVGIVGLGNIGHHHADRLVDLGATLVGGLDIQADARRRFAEKYDVNTYEEKSELFEEVDAVIITTPNRFHEEYAVAALDAGLDVLLEKPLAHSLESAERIAAAAEDADGFCMVGFNNRFANPVEVVRHHYEEGRFGDVTHVEANYVRRRGIPGRGSWFTSKEIAGGGSLIDIGVHAIDLALYFLDFPEVVEVSGVTRSEFGDRDDYTFVEMWGEDVGPEAFDVDDSASAFIRTDEGTTISLEVAWATNRPTNDEFFLRGTEGGVRFDRASHDLQFYEDGVGGGNHLSTTDVETQDNDTHKTEQEAFLAAVAEGEHPGRNTVEQGLAVQRVIDAIYRSSETGEAVRLGAAETETETPPAN from the coding sequence ATGAGTACCGAATCATCAGTCCGGGTCGGCATCGTCGGCCTCGGCAACATCGGACACCACCACGCGGACCGCCTCGTCGACCTCGGCGCGACCCTCGTCGGCGGCCTCGACATTCAGGCGGACGCCCGTCGCCGCTTCGCGGAGAAGTACGACGTGAACACCTACGAGGAGAAGTCGGAACTGTTCGAGGAGGTCGACGCGGTCATCATCACCACGCCGAACCGCTTCCACGAGGAGTACGCCGTCGCCGCGCTCGACGCCGGCCTCGACGTGCTGCTCGAAAAGCCGCTGGCGCACTCGCTCGAATCCGCCGAGCGAATCGCCGCGGCGGCCGAAGACGCCGACGGCTTCTGCATGGTCGGCTTCAACAACCGCTTTGCCAACCCCGTCGAGGTCGTCCGCCACCACTACGAGGAGGGCCGCTTCGGGGACGTGACCCACGTCGAGGCCAACTACGTCCGCCGCCGCGGCATCCCCGGGCGCGGGTCGTGGTTCACCTCGAAGGAAATCGCCGGCGGCGGGTCGCTCATCGACATCGGCGTCCACGCCATCGACCTCGCGCTCTACTTCCTCGACTTCCCCGAGGTCGTCGAGGTCTCCGGCGTCACCCGCTCGGAGTTCGGTGACCGCGACGACTACACCTTCGTCGAGATGTGGGGCGAGGACGTGGGCCCGGAGGCCTTCGACGTGGACGACTCCGCGAGCGCCTTCATCCGCACCGACGAGGGGACGACCATCTCCCTCGAAGTCGCGTGGGCGACGAACCGCCCGACCAACGACGAGTTCTTCCTCCGCGGCACGGAGGGCGGCGTCCGCTTCGACCGCGCGAGCCACGACCTCCAGTTCTACGAGGACGGCGTCGGCGGCGGCAACCACCTCTCGACGACGGACGTGGAGACGCAGGACAACGACACCCACAAGACCGAACAGGAGGCGTTCCTCGCGGCCGTCGCCGAGGGCGAACACCCCGGCCGCAACACGGTCGAACAGGGTCTCGCCGTCCAGCGCGTCATCGACGCCATCTACCGCTCGTCGGAGACGGGCGAGGCGGTCCGCCTCGGCGCGGCCGAGACCGAGACCGAGACGCCCCCGGCGAACTGA
- a CDS encoding ABC transporter ATP-binding protein, whose translation MGDVTLEHVSKHYDDVTAVDDMNLDIDDGEFICLVGPSGCGKSTTMEMIAGLTIPSEGKMFIGDREVTNLPPKDRGVAMVFQNIALFPHMDVYDNISFGLRLRNYDKEEIERRVERAAEIVQLQGMLERMPDEMSGGQRQRVAIARAIVRNPGVFLMDEPLANLDAKLRVHMRTELQRLHKELDTTIIYVTHDQAEAMTMSDRIAVIDSGQLQQIDPPLVCYNEPANLFVAGFIGSPSMNFLDGEVAADGFSSTNIDVEFDPADLGVEPGTDVTMGIRPEDVYLVDEESLVSNPSHRIDAVTDVLEPMGDEIFVYLKLSESAETDLEDTSGVANDQLLMSVAPDTDIAEDEDVTVVLDRSRVHLFDTATGEAISHGIETPVQTSGAPGTEAESDD comes from the coding sequence ATGGGAGACGTAACACTCGAACACGTAAGCAAGCACTACGACGACGTAACGGCGGTCGACGACATGAACCTCGACATCGACGACGGAGAATTCATCTGTCTCGTCGGTCCGTCGGGGTGCGGCAAGTCGACGACCATGGAGATGATAGCGGGGCTGACCATCCCCTCGGAGGGGAAGATGTTCATCGGCGACCGCGAGGTGACGAACCTCCCGCCGAAGGACCGCGGGGTGGCGATGGTGTTCCAGAACATCGCGCTGTTCCCCCACATGGACGTCTACGACAACATCTCCTTCGGGCTCCGCCTCCGCAACTACGACAAGGAGGAAATCGAGCGCCGCGTCGAGCGCGCCGCCGAAATCGTTCAACTCCAAGGAATGCTCGAACGCATGCCCGACGAGATGTCCGGCGGGCAGCGACAGCGCGTCGCCATCGCCCGCGCCATCGTCCGGAACCCCGGCGTCTTCCTGATGGACGAACCGCTCGCGAACCTCGACGCGAAGCTCCGGGTCCACATGCGGACCGAACTCCAGCGCCTGCACAAGGAACTGGACACGACCATCATCTACGTCACCCACGACCAGGCGGAGGCGATGACGATGTCCGACCGCATCGCGGTCATCGACTCGGGACAGCTCCAGCAGATCGACCCGCCGCTGGTCTGTTACAACGAACCCGCGAACCTGTTCGTCGCCGGCTTCATCGGCTCGCCGTCGATGAACTTCCTCGACGGCGAGGTCGCGGCCGACGGCTTCTCGTCGACCAACATCGACGTGGAGTTCGACCCCGCGGACCTCGGCGTCGAACCGGGGACGGACGTCACGATGGGCATCCGCCCGGAAGACGTGTATCTCGTCGACGAGGAGTCGCTCGTATCGAACCCGAGCCACCGCATCGACGCCGTGACCGACGTGCTCGAACCGATGGGCGACGAGATATTCGTCTACCTGAAGCTCTCGGAGTCGGCCGAGACGGACCTCGAAGACACGAGCGGCGTCGCCAACGACCAACTGCTGATGAGCGTCGCCCCCGACACCGACATCGCGGAGGACGAGGACGTGACGGTCGTCCTCGACCGCTCGCGCGTCCACCTCTTCGACACGGCGACGGGCGAGGCCATCAGCCACGGCATCGAGACGCCCGTCCAGACGAGCGGCGCGCCCGGCACGGAAGCCGAAAGCGACGACTGA
- a CDS encoding carbohydrate ABC transporter permease: MSSEQPGAGLHDDDAEMKRGPFGRWVAKAIKNPGRVYRAMFYVATVFFLFTTLFPFYWLLIIALTPNRLISDMGLLPKGFNPEVFVTMFERVPFHLYMFNSFVLGITTTVIVLLLASLAGYVFGRLRFPGKGVLMLGILAISYFPPAAFLIPLFELFTGNTAISLGAVTISSPDLFNTPAPMVFPFSALFLPLSIFILTTFYGQIPDGLEDAARVEGTTRLGALFRVIVPLSAPGVATAGVLTFISVYNEFFFSFIMNNGEADSWAPIVAGILKYQGQFDTPYNLMAAASIVGVLPVAILVIIAQERIVSGLTAGALKE, from the coding sequence ATGTCGAGCGAACAACCAGGAGCCGGTCTCCATGACGACGACGCAGAGATGAAGCGCGGGCCGTTCGGCCGCTGGGTCGCCAAGGCCATCAAGAACCCGGGGAGAGTCTACCGAGCGATGTTCTACGTCGCGACGGTGTTCTTCCTGTTCACGACGCTGTTCCCGTTTTACTGGCTCTTGATCATCGCGCTCACGCCGAATCGACTGATCAGCGACATGGGGCTCCTGCCGAAGGGGTTCAATCCGGAGGTGTTCGTCACCATGTTCGAGCGCGTGCCGTTCCACCTCTACATGTTCAACAGTTTCGTGTTGGGCATCACGACGACGGTCATCGTGTTGCTCCTCGCGAGCCTCGCGGGATACGTCTTCGGACGTCTCCGCTTCCCCGGGAAGGGCGTGCTGATGCTCGGTATCCTCGCCATCTCGTACTTCCCGCCAGCGGCGTTCCTCATCCCGCTTTTCGAACTGTTCACGGGGAACACCGCGATTAGCCTCGGGGCGGTCACCATCTCGTCGCCGGACCTGTTCAACACGCCGGCACCGATGGTGTTCCCGTTTAGCGCGTTGTTCCTGCCGCTGTCGATATTCATCCTCACGACCTTCTACGGACAGATTCCCGACGGGTTGGAGGACGCGGCGCGTGTCGAAGGGACCACCCGACTCGGTGCCCTCTTCCGCGTCATCGTGCCGCTTTCGGCACCCGGCGTGGCGACCGCAGGCGTCCTCACGTTCATCTCGGTGTACAACGAGTTCTTCTTCTCGTTCATCATGAACAACGGCGAGGCCGACTCGTGGGCCCCCATCGTCGCGGGTATCCTGAAGTATCAGGGGCAGTTCGACACCCCGTACAACCTGATGGCCGCCGCCTCAATCGTGGGGGTCTTACCCGTGGCAATTCTTGTCATCATCGCACAGGAACGCATCGTGAGTGGACTGACCGCAGGAGCGCTGAAGGAGTAA
- a CDS encoding carbohydrate ABC transporter permease: MATEQQSGEALSESRRSGPYASAVNWVEALSETQFAYLLLTPALILLGVIAIYPLASTFSMSLYADQLTGSARLGEFVGLQNYIDLFTGARNYALPSAFLPTFTSEFPFVTNIYGSALMVTLIFTVFSVLFETLIGFGQALILDQDFRGRRWVRVAIIIPWAVPIVIQGMIWYLMFQPNIGFLVGTTENPALLNQLGLIGTTPLRNTADSLFLIIVADVWKTSAFMALLILAGMQSIDRSLYDVAKVAGASRWQQFKMITFPLILPSVLVAMLFRTISAMRVYGIIETMAGCQTVPSLSCLVVTTFNAPLYGTSATVAFVTAGIIAIVVSVYIVNFASEDL, from the coding sequence ATGGCTACAGAACAACAATCGGGGGAGGCACTGTCTGAGTCTCGTCGCTCAGGTCCGTACGCGTCTGCCGTCAACTGGGTCGAGGCGTTGTCGGAGACCCAGTTCGCGTACCTGCTTCTGACGCCCGCACTCATCCTTTTGGGGGTAATCGCGATATACCCGCTCGCGTCGACGTTCAGCATGTCGCTGTACGCAGACCAGCTTACGGGGTCCGCACGACTGGGTGAGTTCGTCGGGTTACAGAACTACATCGACCTGTTCACCGGTGCGCGAAACTACGCACTTCCGTCTGCCTTCCTCCCGACGTTCACGTCAGAATTCCCGTTCGTGACGAATATCTACGGGAGCGCGCTGATGGTGACGCTCATTTTCACCGTCTTCAGTGTGCTCTTCGAAACGCTCATCGGCTTCGGTCAGGCGCTCATCTTAGACCAGGACTTCCGTGGTCGGCGATGGGTCCGCGTCGCCATCATCATCCCGTGGGCTGTCCCCATCGTCATTCAGGGGATGATCTGGTACCTGATGTTCCAGCCGAACATCGGGTTCCTCGTCGGCACGACCGAAAACCCGGCGCTGTTGAACCAACTCGGCCTCATCGGAACGACGCCGCTGCGGAACACCGCAGACTCGTTGTTCCTCATCATCGTGGCCGACGTCTGGAAGACGTCAGCGTTCATGGCACTGCTCATCCTCGCCGGGATGCAGAGTATCGACCGCTCGCTGTACGACGTCGCGAAGGTCGCCGGTGCGTCGCGCTGGCAACAGTTCAAGATGATCACTTTCCCGCTCATCCTGCCGTCGGTGCTGGTCGCGATGCTGTTCCGCACCATCTCGGCGATGCGCGTCTACGGTATCATCGAGACGATGGCCGGCTGTCAGACAGTGCCGTCGCTGTCGTGTCTCGTCGTCACGACGTTCAACGCACCGCTGTACGGGACCTCGGCGACGGTGGCGTTCGTCACCGCCGGTATCATCGCCATCGTGGTCTCGGTATACATCGTGAACTTCGCCAGCGAGGATCTCTAA
- a CDS encoding substrate-binding domain-containing protein, whose amino-acid sequence MVDADSRKGKRNGVSRRSFVKAAGASGVAVGLAGCISTGGGDGDNGDNGSNGGGDSDTSTPINTEETTEDITVKIAGDTRMADNSDAIVQSMRDAGLPDNISIDIIAGSQVTDNRQAQYQQWLGGGREEPTLLMMDSGWTIPFIARNQLQNLSESLPSEMISTIEDEYFEASVSTAKGSNGDLYGVPLFPDFPTMQYRKDLLRNAGYTDDDFDTWATESMSWEEFSKVTKEALDANDVQYGYTFQADVYEGLSCCDFNEFMTSYGGAFFGGRDNLFGPVGERPITVDEQSVLDSIRMVRTLIHGEDDEYALDGITGGIAPEAVLQWTEEPSRKPFTGGDAIMHRNWPYSITINGADDVFGEDLGVMPIPYGVPADEAKYEGTGGPVAALGGWHMTMNPNAPQQQKQAGAQVLEVMMKPQFQLDNFGIQGWIPPRPELLDSEEAKNVDVIGRYLSALKVAGNNAIPRPVTVVWPQQSGKVAQEVNNAYAQEKTPEQAMSDLKSQLEAIEQSLA is encoded by the coding sequence ATGGTTGATGCTGACTCACGTAAGGGCAAGCGGAATGGCGTCTCTCGACGCAGCTTCGTGAAAGCTGCCGGCGCATCGGGCGTCGCGGTCGGACTCGCTGGTTGTATCAGCACCGGTGGGGGAGACGGAGACAACGGTGACAACGGTAGCAACGGCGGCGGAGACAGCGACACCTCCACGCCGATCAACACCGAAGAAACGACCGAAGACATCACCGTCAAGATCGCGGGCGATACTCGGATGGCCGACAACAGCGATGCGATCGTCCAGTCGATGCGCGACGCCGGGCTTCCGGACAACATCTCCATCGACATCATCGCCGGCTCGCAGGTGACCGACAACCGTCAGGCACAGTACCAGCAGTGGCTCGGTGGCGGCCGTGAAGAACCGACCCTCCTGATGATGGACAGCGGGTGGACGATTCCGTTCATCGCGCGCAATCAACTGCAGAACCTCTCGGAGTCGCTCCCGAGCGAGATGATCTCGACTATCGAAGACGAGTACTTCGAAGCGTCCGTCTCGACGGCGAAGGGCTCCAACGGTGACCTCTACGGCGTTCCGCTGTTCCCCGACTTCCCGACGATGCAGTACCGCAAGGACCTGCTCCGGAACGCGGGCTACACCGACGACGACTTCGACACGTGGGCGACCGAGTCCATGTCGTGGGAGGAATTCTCGAAGGTCACGAAGGAAGCGCTCGACGCCAACGACGTCCAGTACGGCTACACGTTCCAGGCGGACGTCTACGAAGGCCTGTCGTGTTGTGACTTCAACGAGTTCATGACATCGTACGGTGGCGCCTTCTTCGGTGGCCGCGACAACCTCTTCGGGCCCGTCGGTGAACGCCCGATTACGGTCGACGAACAGTCGGTTCTCGATTCCATCCGGATGGTCCGCACGCTCATCCACGGCGAGGACGACGAGTACGCACTCGACGGTATCACGGGCGGCATCGCGCCCGAAGCCGTCCTCCAGTGGACCGAAGAGCCGTCCCGGAAACCGTTCACCGGCGGCGACGCCATCATGCACCGCAACTGGCCCTACTCGATTACCATCAACGGTGCCGACGACGTCTTCGGCGAGGACCTCGGCGTCATGCCGATTCCGTACGGCGTCCCGGCCGACGAAGCCAAGTACGAGGGAACCGGCGGCCCCGTCGCGGCCCTCGGTGGCTGGCACATGACGATGAACCCGAACGCACCGCAACAACAGAAGCAGGCAGGTGCGCAGGTTCTGGAAGTGATGATGAAGCCACAGTTCCAACTCGACAACTTCGGTATTCAGGGATGGATTCCACCACGTCCGGAACTCCTCGACTCCGAGGAGGCGAAAAATGTGGACGTCATCGGTCGCTACCTCAGCGCCCTGAAGGTCGCTGGCAACAACGCCATCCCCCGTCCGGTCACCGTCGTGTGGCCACAGCAGTCCGGGAAGGTCGCTCAGGAAGTCAACAACGCGTATGCTCAAGAGAAGACGCCCGAACAGGCGATGTCCGACCTCAAGTCGCAACTCGAGGCAATCGAACAGAGCCTTGCGTAA
- a CDS encoding aldo/keto reductase, which translates to MEYTYLGDTGLEVSRLCLGCMNFGSSAEWMMNDRQASLDLLDSALDAGINFLDTANAYSRGESEEIVGEAIAERDREKLAIATKVYFPMGDGPNKSGLSRKHIIDQAHASLDRLGTDYIDLYQIHRWDDGVPIEEALSALDHLVEEGLVRYVGASTMSSYQFTKALYTADVENLERFACMQPEYNAVDRHEEANLLPVCEGEGVGVVPWSPLAGGFLTGKYERDAEVPAGTRANSDEYTSNRFTDENWAVLDAIRAIADEKGATPAQVSLAWLLHKPVVDAPIIGPRRLDHLEENVGALDVALSDDDIERIEAPKTPRWPAPGKD; encoded by the coding sequence ATGGAGTACACCTACCTCGGCGACACCGGACTCGAAGTCTCGCGGCTCTGTCTGGGCTGTATGAACTTCGGTTCCAGCGCGGAGTGGATGATGAACGACAGGCAGGCGAGCCTCGACCTCCTCGACAGCGCGCTCGACGCGGGTATCAACTTCCTCGACACGGCGAACGCCTACTCCCGCGGGGAGTCGGAGGAAATCGTCGGCGAGGCCATCGCCGAGCGCGACCGCGAGAAACTCGCCATCGCGACGAAAGTCTACTTCCCGATGGGCGACGGGCCGAACAAATCGGGGCTCTCGCGCAAGCACATCATCGACCAGGCGCACGCGAGCCTCGACCGCCTCGGCACCGACTACATCGACCTCTACCAGATTCACCGCTGGGACGACGGCGTTCCCATCGAGGAGGCGCTATCGGCGCTCGACCACCTCGTCGAGGAGGGGCTGGTCCGCTACGTCGGCGCGTCCACGATGTCGTCGTACCAGTTCACGAAGGCGCTGTACACCGCCGACGTGGAGAACCTCGAACGCTTCGCCTGCATGCAACCGGAGTACAACGCGGTCGACCGCCACGAGGAGGCGAACTTGCTTCCGGTGTGCGAGGGCGAAGGCGTCGGCGTCGTCCCGTGGTCGCCGCTCGCGGGCGGCTTCCTCACGGGCAAGTACGAGCGCGACGCCGAGGTGCCGGCGGGCACGCGCGCGAACTCGGACGAGTACACGTCGAACCGCTTTACCGACGAGAACTGGGCCGTCCTCGACGCGATTCGCGCCATCGCCGACGAAAAGGGGGCGACGCCCGCGCAGGTGTCGCTCGCGTGGCTGCTCCACAAGCCCGTCGTGGACGCGCCCATCATCGGCCCGCGGCGACTCGACCACCTCGAAGAGAACGTCGGCGCGCTCGACGTGGCCCTGAGCGACGACGATATCGAGCGAATCGAGGCCCCGAAGACGCCGCGGTGGCCCGCGCCGGGAAAGGACTAA
- the priS gene encoding DNA primase small subunit PriS produces the protein MDGRTREYLEGRFGDYYRSTDVPLPPAPGEREWGVIPWSAGGTRMHRHQSLLDLGDLSDYLARSAPRHVYFSSARFADPGAGSMDDKGWREADLVFDIDADHLPGVDPETTGYADMLDAGKDALLDLLDLLEDDFDFEEMQAVFSGGRGYHVHVRDESVRSLDSEARREIVDYIRAIDLDFDALIETRQHGTTTQRVLRTEGGWGRRTHRRLLDFVDALLEMEEDAALSRLKELDGIGDGRAKTVLGAFRNNPDAVREGNVEAGGPGVRTLVEALAHETVEDQTSPIDEPVTTDTKRLIRLPKSLHGGSGLVVEPLDRDEIDGFDPLSDAVPDRFRGRDISVNVTDPGEVEFDGDSFTLDSGVQSVDESLGVFLMTRGRAEKVTE, from the coding sequence ATGGACGGGCGCACACGCGAGTACCTCGAAGGTCGCTTCGGTGACTACTACCGGAGCACCGACGTTCCGCTCCCGCCCGCGCCGGGCGAGCGAGAGTGGGGCGTCATCCCGTGGTCGGCCGGCGGCACGCGGATGCACCGCCACCAGTCGCTGCTCGACCTCGGGGACCTCTCGGACTACCTCGCCCGCAGCGCCCCTCGACACGTCTACTTCTCGTCGGCCCGGTTTGCGGACCCCGGAGCGGGGTCGATGGACGACAAGGGCTGGCGCGAGGCGGACCTCGTCTTCGACATCGACGCGGACCATCTCCCCGGCGTCGACCCCGAGACGACGGGGTACGCCGACATGCTCGACGCCGGAAAAGACGCCCTGCTGGACCTCCTCGACCTCCTCGAAGACGACTTCGACTTCGAGGAGATGCAGGCGGTGTTCTCCGGCGGCCGCGGCTACCACGTCCACGTGCGCGACGAGTCGGTCCGCAGCCTCGACAGCGAGGCCCGCCGCGAAATCGTGGACTACATCCGCGCCATCGACCTCGACTTCGACGCGCTCATCGAGACACGACAGCACGGGACGACGACCCAGCGCGTCCTCCGAACCGAGGGCGGGTGGGGTCGGCGGACCCACCGGCGACTCCTCGACTTCGTGGACGCGCTGTTGGAGATGGAAGAAGACGCCGCGCTCTCGCGGCTGAAGGAACTCGACGGCATCGGTGACGGGCGCGCGAAGACGGTTCTCGGCGCGTTCCGCAACAACCCCGACGCCGTCCGCGAGGGCAACGTCGAGGCCGGCGGCCCCGGCGTCAGGACGCTCGTCGAGGCGCTCGCACACGAGACCGTCGAGGACCAGACCTCGCCGATAGACGAACCCGTGACGACCGACACGAAGCGGCTGATTCGCCTCCCCAAGAGCCTCCACGGCGGGTCGGGGCTCGTCGTCGAACCGCTCGACCGCGACGAAATCGACGGCTTCGACCCCCTCTCCGATGCGGTCCCGGACCGCTTCCGCGGCCGCGACATCAGCGTGAACGTGACCGACCCCG